In a genomic window of Weissella tructae:
- a CDS encoding septation ring formation regulator EzrA — protein MTQIGHIVIGLIVVSAAIYLIIFLAQYVTKRKVADLIVRKEKLMTIPMRDRLVKGRQMSLTGQSLRQFEILERKYVTLETEGFAEIDDLGNAVVYESRGLNFVKSAQSLRRLQNTIREAEATIDIVNQGLSDLEQLDIAHKKAVADLEGKYQAVRTQLLSEREQYGPALPELENVLDSLEEDFNEFARLTEEGDHAAAAQVYETLGMETTQLEQRMQQLPALVHTLEEVMPDQLTELHEGYQHMLGTGFKFNIDVDTELSDIEKSRQVGVTALSNLQQRATSEAIDQTAEKIDTLYALFEAEFDASQQVVSDDQQLGEYARHDHKLNHELEIEIDRLSQDFIFTKSEAAQVRGWKSELLNVDTALRAMRKAIKAKDVVYSSLLGPQAAMHADLEKIEEAQVAMLHEFKELPLLLKQERDRLVRLQEKMRQIQRSVERQALAGVPKSYMDQFYVVTDELSRVEKQLQLNRVDLDDIQRQLSVVAADLDTLDEATNDLIEAATVTERLVRKASTFPENETLEQATGMAKHYYESEFDYPKAMQVLADALEPLVPGILKQTINTYRQEQATLKAEFAEKESTRSLN, from the coding sequence ATGACACAAATTGGACATATCGTAATCGGCCTAATTGTTGTATCTGCAGCAATTTATTTAATCATTTTTTTGGCGCAATACGTGACGAAGCGTAAAGTTGCGGATTTAATTGTGCGTAAAGAAAAATTGATGACCATTCCCATGCGTGATCGCTTGGTAAAAGGACGTCAGATGAGTTTGACTGGACAATCATTACGCCAATTTGAAATTTTGGAACGTAAATATGTCACGTTAGAGACAGAAGGTTTCGCAGAAATCGATGATTTAGGGAATGCTGTCGTGTATGAATCACGTGGTTTAAATTTTGTGAAGTCAGCGCAAAGTTTGCGTCGTTTGCAAAATACAATCCGTGAAGCAGAAGCAACAATCGATATCGTGAATCAAGGATTGAGTGACTTAGAACAATTAGATATTGCACATAAGAAAGCTGTAGCTGACTTGGAAGGTAAGTATCAAGCTGTTCGTACGCAATTGTTGTCTGAACGTGAACAATATGGACCAGCCTTACCTGAATTGGAAAATGTGTTGGACTCATTGGAAGAAGATTTTAATGAATTTGCGCGTTTAACTGAAGAAGGTGATCATGCTGCTGCGGCACAAGTATACGAAACGCTAGGTATGGAGACGACGCAACTAGAACAACGTATGCAACAATTACCAGCATTAGTCCATACGCTAGAAGAGGTTATGCCTGATCAATTAACTGAATTACATGAAGGGTACCAACACATGTTGGGAACTGGATTTAAGTTCAACATTGACGTTGATACAGAATTGAGTGATATCGAAAAGTCACGCCAAGTTGGTGTAACTGCATTAAGCAATCTCCAACAACGTGCAACTTCAGAAGCGATTGACCAAACAGCTGAAAAGATTGATACGCTATATGCCTTGTTTGAAGCAGAATTTGATGCCTCACAACAAGTCGTATCAGATGATCAACAATTGGGCGAATACGCTCGTCATGATCACAAGTTGAACCATGAATTAGAAATCGAAATTGACCGTCTATCACAAGACTTCATTTTCACTAAGAGTGAAGCTGCACAAGTGCGTGGCTGGAAGTCTGAACTATTGAATGTGGATACAGCATTGCGCGCGATGCGTAAAGCGATCAAGGCAAAAGATGTTGTGTATTCAAGCTTATTAGGACCACAAGCAGCGATGCATGCTGACCTTGAAAAGATTGAAGAAGCGCAAGTCGCTATGCTCCATGAATTTAAGGAACTACCATTACTTTTGAAGCAAGAACGTGATCGCTTGGTACGTTTACAAGAAAAGATGCGCCAAATCCAACGTTCTGTTGAGCGTCAAGCGTTGGCGGGTGTACCTAAGAGTTACATGGATCAATTCTATGTGGTGACTGATGAATTAAGCCGTGTGGAAAAGCAATTGCAACTGAACCGCGTTGATTTAGATGATATTCAACGTCAATTAAGTGTTGTAGCAGCGGATCTAGATACGCTTGATGAAGCAACAAATGATTTGATTGAAGCGGCAACAGTGACTGAACGATTAGTTCGTAAGGCTTCTACATTCCCAGAGAATGAAACGCTAGAACAAGCAACTGGGATGGCAAAGCATTACTACGAAAGTGAATTTGATTATCCTAAGGCGATGCAAGTCTTAGCGGATGCATTGGAACCATTGGTGCCAGGTATTCTAAAACAAACGATTAACACATACCGTCAAGAACAAGCTACCCTAAAGGCTGAATTTGCGGAAAAAGAATCAACACGTTCTTTGAACTAA
- the nagA gene encoding N-acetylglucosamine-6-phosphate deacetylase — protein MSKVLTHVAIYTGDEENPVIKDGFIRFDTTIEAMGSMKAFVPLASDDVTRGDRQVVVPGFVDVHAHGAYGFDTMDGKASDIVNMAHGQITEGITSVFPTTMTQAVENIDQAMLAINEAAQEEPSIVGVHLEGPFINPHYKGAQPEQYIIAPSVELVEKWHHMSGDRVRLITYAPEQADDLAAFESYLLENNIIGSVGHSNATREFLQNESKASHITHLYNAQRPMSHREPGVAGHAMLENSVRAEMIVDGFHIKPDMVKLAYQMKSADRIDLITDSMRAKGLGDGESELGGQKVWVADKQARLEDGTLAGSVLEFDDAFRNIMAFTGASVHEAVKMSSVNQAEEFGLTQKGALQVGKDADFNVFNADFSNLDATYSLGRRFTKADAPKGEMI, from the coding sequence ATGAGTAAGGTCTTAACACATGTAGCCATCTATACAGGTGATGAAGAAAATCCAGTTATCAAGGATGGGTTTATTCGTTTTGATACAACAATTGAAGCTATGGGAAGTATGAAGGCGTTCGTACCGCTTGCATCTGATGATGTAACACGTGGTGATCGTCAAGTGGTTGTGCCAGGATTCGTTGATGTGCATGCACACGGTGCATACGGTTTCGATACAATGGATGGGAAAGCATCTGACATCGTGAATATGGCACATGGGCAAATTACTGAAGGAATCACGTCAGTATTTCCAACAACAATGACACAAGCTGTTGAAAACATTGATCAAGCAATGTTGGCGATTAATGAAGCAGCGCAAGAAGAACCATCAATCGTTGGGGTTCATTTGGAAGGGCCATTTATCAACCCACACTACAAGGGTGCACAACCAGAACAATACATTATTGCCCCTTCAGTTGAATTGGTTGAAAAGTGGCACCACATGTCTGGGGACCGTGTGCGTTTGATTACGTACGCACCAGAACAAGCGGATGATCTAGCGGCCTTTGAAAGCTACTTGTTGGAAAACAACATTATTGGTTCAGTGGGACATTCAAATGCAACTCGCGAATTCTTGCAAAATGAATCAAAGGCAAGTCACATTACACACTTGTACAATGCGCAACGTCCAATGAGTCACCGTGAACCAGGTGTGGCCGGACATGCGATGTTGGAAAACAGTGTGCGTGCCGAAATGATCGTCGATGGATTCCACATCAAGCCTGACATGGTGAAGCTAGCTTACCAAATGAAGTCTGCTGACCGTATTGATTTGATTACAGATTCAATGCGCGCCAAGGGACTTGGGGATGGTGAATCTGAATTAGGTGGACAAAAGGTTTGGGTTGCTGACAAGCAAGCACGTCTTGAAGACGGAACTTTAGCTGGTTCAGTACTTGAATTTGACGATGCTTTCCGTAACATTATGGCCTTCACAGGGGCTAGTGTGCATGAAGCAGTTAAGATGTCATCAGTTAACCAAGCTGAAGAATTCGGTTTGACACAAAAGGGTGCCTTGCAAGTCGGTAAGGATGCTGACTTTAACGTGTTCAATGCTGATTTCTCTAACTTGGATGCAACTTACAGTCTAGGGCGTCGCTTTACTAAGGCTGATGCACCTAAAGGAGAAATGATTTAA
- the rpsD gene encoding 30S ribosomal protein S4, whose translation MSRYTGPKYRLSRRLGVSLSGTGKELARRPYAPGDQGNGRRSKLSDYGIQLAEKQKVRFTYGLTERQFHNLFNKAGRVRQGTHGENFMILLERRLDNMVYRLGLASTRQQARQLVNHGHILVDGKRVDIASYEVAVGQEISVREKSRNNVHLVASLDAQAGTLPFVEFNRDTMTGSLVRLPERSELDNDYNESLIVEYYNKLG comes from the coding sequence ATGTCACGTTATACTGGACCAAAGTACCGTTTGTCACGTCGTCTTGGCGTATCATTGTCAGGTACAGGTAAGGAACTTGCACGTCGCCCATACGCACCTGGAGATCAAGGAAATGGACGCCGTAGCAAGCTATCTGATTACGGAATTCAATTGGCTGAAAAGCAAAAGGTACGTTTCACGTACGGTTTGACTGAACGTCAATTCCACAACTTGTTCAACAAGGCCGGTCGTGTTCGTCAAGGAACACACGGTGAAAACTTCATGATCTTGTTGGAACGTCGTTTGGACAACATGGTTTACCGTTTGGGATTGGCATCTACTCGCCAACAAGCGCGTCAACTTGTTAACCACGGTCACATCTTGGTAGATGGAAAGCGTGTTGACATTGCTTCATACGAAGTTGCTGTAGGTCAAGAAATCTCAGTTCGCGAAAAGTCACGTAACAACGTTCACTTGGTTGCATCATTGGATGCCCAAGCTGGAACTTTGCCATTCGTTGAATTTAACCGCGACACAATGACTGGTTCATTGGTACGTTTGCCAGAACGTTCAGAACTAGACAACGATTACAATGAATCATTGATCGTTGAATACTACAACAAGTTGGGATAA
- a CDS encoding GntR family transcriptional regulator, whose amino-acid sequence MKAPVYVQIHDDIREAIDAGRWQAGDKIPSERELADQFDVSRMTLRQAVMLLVDEGVLERRVGSGTYVAEQKVQETLNGLTSFTDLMAAIGKVATTKTISYHIGQATASEQKRLNMNEGDNVLRMERVRYGNDEPIAFEVAAIPARLVRGLSRESLSNSLYHTLEVERDLHVNYARQTVTAAAVTERVADLLDIKRSDPVLVLRQTTFAQNDEPFEYVRTQYVGSRFEFYLER is encoded by the coding sequence ATGAAAGCTCCAGTTTATGTTCAAATTCACGATGATATTCGTGAAGCTATTGATGCTGGCCGTTGGCAAGCAGGAGATAAAATTCCGTCAGAACGTGAATTGGCTGATCAATTTGATGTGTCACGTATGACATTACGTCAAGCAGTGATGTTATTAGTAGATGAAGGAGTACTTGAACGCCGTGTGGGTTCAGGAACTTATGTTGCCGAACAAAAAGTGCAAGAAACTTTGAATGGACTAACATCATTTACTGATTTAATGGCAGCTATTGGTAAGGTCGCCACGACAAAGACAATCAGTTATCACATTGGTCAAGCAACTGCGTCAGAACAAAAGCGTTTAAATATGAATGAAGGCGATAATGTCCTTCGTATGGAACGTGTTCGTTATGGTAATGACGAACCCATCGCTTTTGAAGTCGCAGCTATTCCAGCTCGTTTGGTACGCGGACTATCTCGTGAATCACTTTCAAATTCTTTGTATCACACACTAGAAGTTGAACGTGATTTACATGTCAATTATGCCCGTCAAACAGTGACTGCCGCCGCTGTTACTGAACGTGTTGCAGACTTGTTGGATATTAAGCGTAGTGATCCAGTTTTGGTACTACGTCAGACAACATTTGCACAAAATGATGAACCATTTGAATATGTGCGTACCCAATATGTTGGGTCGCGTTTCGAGTTTTATTTGGAGCGTTAA
- a CDS encoding adenylosuccinate synthase, with the protein MAGIVVVGSQWGDEGKGKITNFIAKDADMVVRYQGGNNAGHTIYVDGKKFELSAVPSGIFNPERLAVIGNGSVVNPKALLEELASIQVEGITTENLRISDRAHVIFPYHMLIDRLADAKKGDGKIGTTGRGIGPAYMDKAARTGIRVVDLLDEEVLRERLTTVLAEKNEILEKIYGEAPLDLEELVTEFAQYGQTLKPYITDTTVIVNDYLDADKQVLLEGAQGAMLDIDHGTYPYVTSSSPVGGGATIGAGIGPTKIDSVVGVAKAYTSRVGDGPFPTELFDETGERIREIGHEYGVVTKRPRRIGWLDTVVLRHASRIGGFTHLSLNSLDVLSGLPTLKIAVGYELDGKRIDHYPASLAEVRRAKPVYEELPGWDEDITDIKSRDALPENAQKYLKRVEELIGVPLYTFAVGPSNEQTIVLFDIWNEG; encoded by the coding sequence ATGGCAGGTATTGTAGTTGTTGGTAGTCAATGGGGTGACGAAGGTAAGGGTAAGATTACGAACTTTATCGCGAAGGACGCTGATATGGTCGTTCGTTACCAAGGTGGTAACAATGCTGGACACACAATTTATGTGGACGGTAAGAAGTTCGAACTTTCAGCGGTACCATCAGGTATCTTTAACCCAGAACGTCTAGCGGTTATTGGAAACGGATCAGTTGTTAACCCTAAGGCGTTGCTTGAAGAATTGGCAAGCATCCAAGTTGAAGGAATTACAACTGAAAACCTACGTATTTCAGACCGTGCGCATGTTATTTTCCCATACCACATGTTGATTGATCGCCTTGCTGACGCCAAGAAGGGTGACGGTAAGATTGGAACAACTGGTCGTGGAATTGGACCTGCCTACATGGACAAGGCTGCCCGTACAGGAATTCGTGTTGTTGACTTGCTAGATGAAGAAGTTTTGCGTGAACGTTTGACAACTGTATTGGCTGAAAAGAACGAAATTCTAGAAAAGATCTACGGTGAAGCACCACTAGATTTGGAAGAATTGGTAACAGAGTTTGCACAATACGGACAAACATTGAAGCCTTACATTACTGATACAACAGTTATCGTGAACGACTACTTGGACGCTGACAAGCAAGTTTTGCTTGAAGGAGCACAAGGGGCTATGTTGGACATCGATCACGGAACATACCCATATGTCACATCATCATCACCAGTTGGTGGTGGAGCGACAATCGGAGCCGGAATCGGACCTACTAAGATTGATTCAGTTGTTGGTGTGGCCAAGGCCTACACATCACGTGTTGGTGATGGACCATTCCCAACAGAATTGTTTGATGAAACAGGTGAACGTATCCGTGAAATCGGACATGAATATGGTGTTGTGACAAAGCGTCCACGTCGTATCGGTTGGTTGGACACAGTTGTATTGCGCCATGCATCACGTATTGGTGGCTTCACACACTTGTCATTGAACTCATTGGACGTATTGTCTGGATTGCCAACATTGAAGATTGCGGTTGGTTACGAACTTGATGGAAAGCGCATTGACCACTACCCAGCAAGTTTGGCTGAAGTGCGTCGTGCTAAGCCAGTTTACGAAGAACTACCTGGATGGGATGAAGATATCACTGACATCAAGTCACGTGATGCTTTGCCAGAAAACGCACAAAAGTACTTGAAGCGTGTTGAAGAATTGATTGGTGTGCCTTTGTACACATTCGCAGTTGGTCCTTCAAACGAACAAACAATTGTTTTGTTCGACATCTGGAACGAAGGTTAA
- a CDS encoding NCS2 family permease, with amino-acid sequence MQAIRTFFNFDELNTNFTRESIAGLTTFVSMLYILFVNPSVLGAAGMDQGAVFTATGITAAVATIFMGVVAKYPIAIAPGLGVNAFFAYSVVLGMGIPWETALAGVLVAAIIFLILTCFKIRETIINAIPENLKAAIAAGIGLFITFIGLVNAGIVVNNDATLVGLGNLTEPTTLLAIFGVILTFVLMSRNVPAAIFIGMLATAILGMFTGLISVPHSVVAGVPSLAPTFGVAIQHLGDINSLQLLTVVLTFLIVTFFDTAGTMIGLATQAGFMKDGKMPRAGKALFSDALGMTAGAVLGTSPTSTYVESSAGIAVGGRSGFTSVVTGILFLFALFFSPLLAVITTQVTAAALIVVGILMAGSLRDIEWDDFAIAAPAFVIIVGMPLTYSICDGIALGFMLYPIMMIATKRAKQVHPLMYILAIIFFAFIFLINH; translated from the coding sequence ATGCAGGCTATACGTACTTTTTTTAATTTTGATGAACTAAACACGAACTTTACGAGAGAATCTATTGCTGGATTAACCACATTCGTGTCAATGTTATACATACTTTTCGTGAACCCCAGCGTGCTTGGGGCCGCTGGTATGGACCAAGGTGCCGTGTTTACCGCTACTGGTATTACTGCGGCTGTAGCAACCATCTTCATGGGAGTTGTTGCTAAATATCCTATCGCGATTGCTCCTGGATTGGGTGTAAATGCATTTTTCGCCTACTCAGTTGTGCTTGGAATGGGAATCCCTTGGGAAACTGCCCTAGCAGGTGTGCTAGTCGCAGCGATTATCTTCTTGATTCTAACGTGTTTCAAGATTCGTGAAACAATCATCAATGCCATTCCCGAAAATCTAAAAGCAGCGATTGCTGCCGGAATCGGATTGTTCATTACATTCATCGGATTAGTTAATGCCGGTATTGTTGTTAACAATGATGCCACATTGGTTGGTTTGGGAAATTTAACTGAACCAACCACACTATTGGCTATCTTCGGTGTGATTCTAACATTCGTTTTGATGTCACGTAATGTTCCTGCTGCGATCTTCATCGGAATGCTAGCAACAGCTATCCTAGGAATGTTCACTGGTTTGATCAGCGTACCTCATTCAGTTGTTGCCGGTGTACCATCACTTGCACCAACATTTGGAGTTGCTATCCAACATTTGGGTGATATTAATAGCTTGCAACTTCTAACAGTTGTTTTGACATTTTTGATCGTAACATTCTTTGACACAGCCGGAACAATGATTGGGTTGGCAACACAAGCTGGCTTCATGAAGGATGGTAAGATGCCACGCGCCGGCAAGGCATTGTTCTCTGATGCCCTTGGAATGACTGCTGGTGCTGTCTTAGGAACATCACCAACTTCAACATATGTTGAATCATCTGCTGGAATCGCTGTTGGTGGCCGTTCAGGATTTACGTCTGTTGTAACAGGAATTCTATTCTTGTTCGCCCTATTCTTCTCACCATTGCTAGCCGTCATTACAACACAAGTAACTGCTGCGGCATTGATCGTGGTTGGAATTCTAATGGCTGGTAGCTTACGTGATATCGAATGGGATGATTTCGCCATTGCTGCACCAGCATTTGTTATTATCGTTGGAATGCCTCTAACGTACTCAATTTGTGATGGAATTGCATTAGGATTCATGCTTTACCCAATCATGATGATTGCGACAAAGCGCGCTAAGCAAGTTCATCCATTGATGTATATCTTAGCGATTATCTTCTTCGCATTTATTTTCTTGATTAATCACTAA
- a CDS encoding phosphoribosyltransferase: protein MEKMTLERVVLTPEEIATMVDRVAAEMNTELADVERPVFVGVMKGAYVFMADVLRAMDRDVDMDYIDVSSYVGDSSTGHITIQRDIKTNLAGKTVVILDEVVDTGLTLKYLKADFERRGAKKVYVAVAVDKRDDISDGGVTPDFVGAKVPNEFLVGYGMDYKNHFRNLGSVYVLSLQP, encoded by the coding sequence ATGGAAAAGATGACATTAGAACGTGTTGTTCTAACGCCGGAAGAAATTGCGACGATGGTTGACCGTGTTGCAGCTGAAATGAACACGGAATTGGCAGACGTTGAACGTCCTGTCTTTGTCGGAGTGATGAAGGGTGCGTATGTATTCATGGCCGATGTTCTTCGTGCCATGGACCGGGATGTTGATATGGACTACATCGATGTTTCTAGCTATGTCGGTGATTCGTCAACGGGACACATTACCATTCAACGCGATATTAAGACGAACTTAGCTGGGAAAACGGTTGTGATTTTAGATGAAGTTGTGGATACGGGACTAACATTGAAGTATCTAAAAGCCGATTTTGAACGCCGTGGTGCTAAGAAAGTCTATGTTGCGGTTGCGGTAGATAAGCGTGATGATATTAGTGATGGTGGCGTTACCCCCGACTTCGTTGGGGCGAAGGTACCAAATGAATTCTTAGTTGGATATGGAATGGATTACAAGAATCATTTCCGTAACTTGGGTTCAGTTTATGTTTTGTCATTACAACCATAA
- a CDS encoding ABC transporter ATP-binding protein/permease has protein sequence MAFLELRDIFKSYYIGKDEFPVLKGIDLNFELGEFVSILGESGGGKSTLMNIIGGLDRNFDGQVTLAGQTLDHKQEKQLDEYRRSTIGYIYQAYNLINHLSVLDNVLLSLDMTTLSHSQKVERAKALLADVGLSDQIKKYPNQLSGGQKQRVAIARALAKDPDVIIADEPTGALDAVNTQEVLEILNNIAKQGKLVITVTHSQDVADNGTRIVRLVDGKIASDDIVRPYEVPAEPTEKAFTSKPLRYMDSLRSSWKHLWRTFGKNSLIIIGTAIGLFAVILFGGLGNGVKSYINDQVNSLVNPQAITVMKAVDDQNIDPANFDMSSMGMSDKQVDDLKKIKNVNSVEAGYEFQGAQMSGLTEKAVNMSSIRSWTSQYNEDMIVAGKPAQANEMVVDKKTVAERVDKKDWKSVIGKTVKVTFTTADKDGLPVIVEHDVKISGITENEQGAVNAMQADTMAKILKDAGAASEPAFVGMQANSRDDVETIQKDIENIKVDGKAVYTVITVGTLLSTVNVFVDLATNVLAMIAGISLIVSALMIIVTMYMSVAERTKEIGILRALGESKRDIRRLFTSESIMMGLMAATLATGLAFGLGSVMNKVLYNIAQFNMIQIGVGNVVSTFILALIIAFLAALLPARRAAKLNPIDALSAD, from the coding sequence ATGGCATTTTTAGAATTAAGAGATATTTTTAAGTCATACTATATTGGGAAAGATGAATTTCCAGTTTTAAAAGGGATTGATTTGAATTTTGAATTGGGTGAATTTGTCTCAATTTTAGGTGAATCAGGTGGTGGAAAGTCTACCTTGATGAACATCATTGGTGGTTTGGACCGTAATTTTGATGGGCAAGTAACATTGGCTGGTCAAACATTGGACCACAAACAAGAGAAGCAATTAGATGAATACCGACGTTCAACGATTGGTTATATTTACCAAGCGTATAATTTAATTAATCACCTATCTGTCTTGGATAATGTCTTACTATCATTAGATATGACGACACTGTCACATAGTCAAAAGGTTGAGCGTGCTAAGGCATTGTTGGCGGATGTTGGTTTGTCTGATCAAATCAAAAAATATCCGAATCAATTATCTGGTGGTCAAAAGCAACGTGTCGCCATTGCGCGTGCCTTAGCGAAGGACCCTGATGTGATTATTGCGGACGAACCTACAGGTGCGTTGGACGCAGTTAACACACAGGAAGTCTTAGAAATCTTAAACAATATTGCGAAACAAGGTAAGTTAGTGATTACCGTGACGCACTCACAAGATGTTGCGGATAATGGAACCCGTATTGTTCGTTTGGTCGATGGTAAGATTGCGAGTGATGATATTGTTCGCCCTTATGAAGTACCAGCTGAACCAACGGAAAAAGCCTTTACGTCTAAGCCACTACGTTATATGGATAGCTTGCGTAGTTCATGGAAGCATCTATGGCGTACATTTGGTAAAAACTCATTGATTATTATTGGAACGGCGATTGGGTTGTTCGCGGTAATTCTATTTGGTGGATTGGGTAACGGGGTGAAGTCATATATTAATGATCAAGTGAATTCACTCGTTAATCCACAAGCGATTACAGTTATGAAAGCAGTCGATGATCAAAATATTGATCCGGCCAACTTTGATATGAGCAGTATGGGGATGTCAGACAAGCAAGTTGATGATTTGAAGAAAATCAAAAATGTAAATAGTGTTGAAGCGGGATATGAATTCCAAGGCGCGCAAATGTCTGGCTTGACTGAGAAGGCAGTAAATATGTCTAGCATTCGTAGCTGGACGTCACAATACAATGAAGACATGATTGTGGCGGGAAAGCCGGCACAAGCAAATGAAATGGTCGTTGATAAGAAGACTGTTGCTGAACGTGTTGATAAGAAGGATTGGAAGTCTGTTATCGGTAAGACGGTTAAGGTAACGTTTACGACCGCAGATAAGGATGGACTACCAGTCATTGTTGAGCATGATGTGAAAATCTCAGGGATTACTGAGAATGAACAAGGTGCTGTGAATGCGATGCAAGCAGATACAATGGCAAAGATTTTGAAGGATGCTGGCGCAGCATCTGAACCAGCATTCGTGGGTATGCAAGCCAACTCACGTGATGATGTTGAAACAATCCAAAAGGACATTGAAAACATCAAGGTTGATGGTAAGGCCGTGTACACTGTTATTACAGTGGGAACACTATTATCAACAGTTAACGTCTTTGTTGACCTAGCAACGAATGTTTTGGCGATGATTGCCGGTATTTCACTAATTGTTTCAGCGTTGATGATTATCGTCACGATGTACATGTCAGTGGCGGAACGTACTAAGGAAATTGGTATCTTGCGTGCACTTGGTGAATCAAAGCGCGATATTCGTCGCTTGTTTACAAGTGAATCAATCATGATGGGACTAATGGCCGCGACTTTGGCGACTGGATTAGCCTTTGGATTAGGTTCAGTGATGAATAAGGTGCTATATAATATTGCGCAATTCAATATGATTCAAATTGGTGTGGGAAATGTGGTTTCAACCTTTATTCTGGCACTAATCATTGCGTTCTTGGCAGCGTTGTTGCCAGCACGTCGTGCGGCAAAGTTGAATCCAATCGATGCATTGTCAGCTGATTAA